A genomic stretch from Helianthus annuus cultivar XRQ/B chromosome 1, HanXRQr2.0-SUNRISE, whole genome shotgun sequence includes:
- the LOC110928500 gene encoding extensin-like, producing MPPRMRGRGRGQGAYVAPNDHEAGPSHRRTPSGSHNTDAQNLWRSFTEPARHSVSQSTSPSIPHSFGPQSENEPHNSHQSYIPLQGHQSPFDHPSPVFQGLFNPADYLHVPMGFNPLGPEDHFPGDNAMEVDEDTDPSMPPSGTPNHPIEISDGSPFVGSPYNGPDSFEPQHSSPLHPQQQQQQPQQQQNPSEDFRRDVVTPPPPPPPVLPPPPPRRRGRNARMSIRGGIRIGTPPHSDSSRYSPLHEEPEMGESSHPVSEVTSAPIAPPPPQDFGNPIPAYTSAAAYNPFEQTFPPGYNFTEDPYWVAANYNSLHPEGTFGGPWAKGQSTYGYPSYGYQQPQPPQPPQYPLPPPAPMMSPPQVQEILQGINDVRREMRHELREECRHNRGMFKKMNLDSNLEICPSD from the exons atgccgccacgtatgagaggaagaggaaggggacaagGAGCATATGTAGCCCCAAACGACCATGAAGCCGGACCTTCGCACAGGCGAACACCTTCAGGCTCCCATAACACAGATGCTCAAAATCTGTGGAGGTCTTTTACTGAACCCGCAAGGCACTCGGTTTCACAGAGTACCTCACCTTCTATCCCACACTCCTTTGGGCCTCAatcagaaaatgagccccacaactctcACCAGTCCTATATTCCACTCCAAGGACACCAATCACCCTTTGACCACCCATCACCTGTTTTCCAGGGCCTGTTCAACCCTGCTGACTACCTTCATGTGCctatgggttttaacccacttggaccagaAGACCATTTCCCTGGCGACAATGCGATGGAGGTCGATGAAGATACCGATCCCTCAATGCCACCATCTGGAACTCCGAACCACCCtatcgagatttctgatgggtcacCTTTCGTGGGATCACCATACAATGGTCCCGACAGCTTTGAG CCGCAACACAGCTCTCCCTTGCacccccagcagcagcagcagcagccacagcagcAGCAAAATCCTTCTGAGGATTTCCGGCGTGATGTAGTCactccaccgccgccaccacctccggttttgcctcctccgcctccgaGGCGAAGAGGAAGGAACGCACGGATGTCCATACGAGGGGGAAtacgcatcggcacccctccacattcagATAGCAGCCGATACTCGCCACTTCACGAAGaaccagagatgggagaatcttcaCATCCCGTCTCAGAAGTAACTTCTGCACCAatcgcgccaccaccaccacaggatttcggaaacccaatccctgcttataCTAGCGCGGCAGCATACAATCCCTTCGAGCAGACTTTTCCCCCAGGTTATAACTTTACAGAGGATCCCTACTGGGTAGCTGCGAACTATAACTCTCTACATCCGGAAggtacttttggaggtccctgggctaagGGACAATCGACCTATGGATACCCATCATATGGAtatcagcagccgcagcctcctcaaccaccgcaaTATCCGCTACCACCGCCGGCACCGATGATGTCGCCGCcacaagttcaagaaatccttcaaGGGATAAATGATGTGCGACGTGAGATGCGGCATGAGTTACGGGAAGAGTGTCGGCATAATCGTgggatgtttaagaagatg AATCTAGATTCAAATTTAGAAatttgtccaagtgactag
- the LOC110928491 gene encoding uncharacterized protein LOC110928491: MNFLLVFLSFLTIISFTTTKAQDRAPHGLVYENPMAFSPSAYSFFHPKSNPPSTQGSCDESSCAPLPIAATVQSSLAEESRPKNEKSDNRVGAGAIAGVIFGFIMVVLLAMGVFYVVTNRRGSSRGESTILPSV; this comes from the coding sequence ATGAATTTCCTACTTGTTTTCCTTAGTTTTCTAACCATCATCTCTTTCACAACTACAAAAGCTCAAGATAGAGCTCCTCATGGGCTAGTTTACGAAAACCCGATGGCGTTCTCGCCATCTGCCTACAGTTTCTTCCATCCAAAATCAAACCCCCCAAGCACCCAAGGCTCGTGTGACGAGTCTAGTTGTGCACCGTTGCCCATAGCGGCTACGGTGCAGTCGAGTCTAGCGGAGGAAAGTAGACCAAAAAATGAGAAGAGTGACAATAGAGTTGGAGCCGGTGCCATTGCCGGTGTGATATTTGGTTTTATAATGGTGGTTCTTTTAGCCATGGGTGTGTTCTATGTTGTGACCAATCGTCGGGGTAGCTCAAGGGGTGAAAGTACAATTCTACCATCGGTTTGA